One Gloeobacter morelensis MG652769 DNA window includes the following coding sequences:
- a CDS encoding alpha/beta hydrolase family protein, translating to MRFFVLLALSGWLAGSALPPIPAAAAPVALASQSEALLADGPYAVAEAEQVVLFDRERGKELPVYVAYPQQPGRYPVIVFSHGSGGSGKEKALIARFWASHGYVCLNPTHADSIALQRATGQAQTGGLLQSAKRLANDPGAWQNRARDISFVISSLGELERQIPDLKGKPEARNIGVSGHSLGAFTAMLIGGARIDIPGGGRAASFADNRVRAILLLSAQGSGQQGLTERSWEAMNRPTMTVTGSLDRGITGQGPQEKLEPFTLAPRGDKYGLLIEGANHGSYTGRFAGQGAEQEPQAGRLGNLPPQMRERLRERFRAGEGEGGGRMGGGMRARGGADQTAIFGYVKVATTAFWDAYLKGDERARAYLQSDGLVKFSNGAVDLRRK from the coding sequence ATGCGCTTTTTTGTCCTTCTGGCACTGTCGGGCTGGCTGGCCGGTTCAGCTTTGCCGCCGATCCCGGCGGCGGCGGCCCCCGTCGCTCTCGCTTCGCAAAGCGAAGCCTTGCTGGCCGACGGCCCTTATGCCGTCGCTGAGGCTGAGCAGGTGGTGCTCTTCGACCGCGAGCGCGGTAAGGAACTGCCGGTGTACGTGGCCTATCCGCAGCAACCGGGGCGCTACCCGGTGATTGTCTTCTCCCACGGCTCGGGCGGTTCCGGCAAAGAAAAAGCGCTGATCGCCCGCTTCTGGGCCAGCCATGGCTACGTGTGTCTCAATCCGACCCACGCCGATTCGATCGCCCTGCAGCGGGCCACAGGTCAGGCCCAAACGGGCGGCCTGCTCCAGTCGGCAAAGCGCCTGGCCAATGACCCGGGGGCCTGGCAAAACCGCGCCCGGGACATTTCTTTTGTGATCAGCTCCCTGGGAGAACTCGAAAGGCAGATCCCCGACCTCAAGGGCAAACCCGAGGCGCGCAATATCGGGGTGAGCGGTCACTCGCTGGGGGCTTTTACCGCCATGCTCATCGGCGGCGCGCGCATCGATATTCCCGGCGGTGGGCGGGCCGCGAGCTTTGCCGACAACCGGGTGCGGGCGATTCTGTTGCTCTCCGCCCAGGGCAGCGGCCAGCAGGGCCTCACCGAGCGCTCGTGGGAGGCGATGAACCGCCCGACGATGACGGTGACCGGCTCGCTCGACCGGGGAATCACCGGCCAGGGGCCGCAGGAGAAGCTCGAACCGTTTACGCTTGCCCCGCGCGGCGACAAGTACGGTCTGCTTATCGAAGGGGCGAACCACGGCTCCTACACCGGCCGCTTCGCCGGGCAAGGCGCAGAGCAAGAGCCCCAGGCAGGGCGCCTGGGCAATCTTCCCCCGCAGATGCGCGAACGGTTGCGAGAGCGGTTTCGGGCGGGGGAAGGGGAGGGCGGCGGCCGGATGGGCGGCGGCATGCGGGCGCGCGGCGGGGCAGATCAGACGGCCATATTCGGCTATGTCAAGGTGGCCACTACCGCCTTTTGGGACGCCTATCTCAAAGGCGACGAGCGCGCCCGCGCCTATCTGCAGTCGGACGGGCTGGTCAAATTCAGCAACGGTGCTGTCGACCTGCGCCGCAAGTAG